The following coding sequences lie in one Alloacidobacterium dinghuense genomic window:
- a CDS encoding ExeA family protein yields MYKAFFNLNRNPFDLTPDPAFLFSTKRHNEALAALYYGVRRHKGFVVVTGEVGTGKTLVLRCLLQLLKQSTDIAYAYIFNSLLSPAEFLQYILADFGLPASGKNKGELLFDLGQFLTLRGSKKLTTVLIVDEAHHLSAEILEEIRLLTNLETAEDKLLQIVLVGQPELDAKLDSVGLRQLKQRIALRARLDPLTQSETKGYIERRLSIAGNNVEGSSVFTPQAVAAIYRNSRGFPRLINTICENALITAYAKRMQSVTPSIIENVAWELRLDVVHSSETEREPEHSEKALQEATNALLNLYAANGSNFSEDEAVQVSENEPNI; encoded by the coding sequence ATGTATAAGGCATTCTTCAATCTAAACCGGAACCCATTCGACCTTACTCCGGATCCTGCCTTCCTCTTTTCAACCAAACGACACAATGAGGCGCTCGCAGCGCTCTATTACGGAGTGCGGCGCCACAAAGGATTCGTGGTTGTAACTGGAGAAGTTGGTACGGGCAAGACTCTGGTGCTTCGATGTTTGCTTCAACTGTTGAAGCAAAGTACAGATATTGCATACGCATATATTTTCAACAGCTTGCTATCGCCAGCGGAATTTCTTCAATATATTCTTGCAGATTTCGGCCTGCCAGCGTCTGGCAAGAATAAAGGCGAGTTGCTATTCGACCTGGGCCAATTTCTGACCTTGCGTGGATCGAAGAAGCTGACGACCGTCCTCATTGTGGACGAAGCACATCATTTGTCGGCGGAGATACTGGAAGAAATTCGCCTGTTGACCAATCTGGAGACTGCCGAGGACAAGTTATTGCAAATCGTGCTGGTTGGCCAGCCCGAACTCGATGCAAAACTGGATTCCGTTGGACTCAGGCAGCTCAAACAGCGGATTGCTCTTCGTGCACGGCTTGATCCGCTGACTCAGAGTGAGACCAAAGGGTACATTGAACGGCGTTTGTCGATCGCCGGGAACAACGTTGAGGGAAGTAGTGTGTTCACCCCGCAGGCAGTTGCAGCGATATATCGCAACTCCAGGGGATTTCCGCGGCTGATCAATACAATTTGTGAGAACGCACTCATTACCGCCTATGCAAAACGAATGCAAAGCGTGACTCCGAGCATCATCGAAAATGTGGCTTGGGAACTCCGCCTTGATGTGGTTCATTCCTCTGAGACCGAAAGAGAGCCTGAACACAGCGAGAAAGCTCTCCAGGAAGCTACAAATGCCCTTCTTAATCTGTATGCCGCGAACGGCTCAAACTTTAGTGAAGACGAGGCCGTTCAAGTGAGCGAAAATGAGCCTAATATTTGA
- a CDS encoding tyrosine-protein kinase family protein encodes MDSRLFACEPSLDNKSPDLFDRFQSLSITASVKSQLACVTDKESLVAEKFRFLGVRLRHLQRERPLKKVLITSTIPREGKSTVAANLACTFARKKQQRTLLLEGDVRRPSLSQLFGLRGMLGLCDWLHGNDKSVSNIYHLEDLDLWIMPAGIATDNPLELLQSGRLSAMMSQVTSLFDWVIIDSPPVLPLADTSVWSRLADGILLVARQGTTEKRQLQRGLEALDHQKLIGALLNGSQSSGPNDYYYYRQPSTSGPDSPPEK; translated from the coding sequence ATGGACTCCCGCTTGTTTGCGTGCGAGCCCTCACTGGATAACAAATCTCCGGATCTGTTCGACCGGTTCCAGTCTTTGTCCATTACGGCAAGTGTTAAAAGTCAGCTTGCTTGTGTCACAGATAAAGAAAGCCTGGTTGCGGAGAAGTTTCGCTTTTTGGGCGTACGATTACGGCATCTCCAACGAGAGCGCCCACTTAAGAAGGTGTTAATCACGAGTACAATTCCCCGCGAGGGAAAAAGTACGGTGGCTGCCAATTTAGCCTGTACTTTTGCTCGAAAAAAACAGCAGCGGACGCTACTGCTAGAAGGAGACGTTCGCCGGCCGTCGCTCTCGCAATTGTTTGGACTGCGAGGGATGCTAGGTCTATGCGACTGGCTCCATGGAAACGACAAGAGTGTAAGTAATATCTACCATCTTGAAGACCTGGATCTTTGGATCATGCCTGCAGGCATTGCTACGGACAATCCTCTTGAACTTCTGCAATCAGGGAGATTGTCTGCAATGATGAGTCAGGTGACCTCATTATTCGATTGGGTCATCATCGACTCACCTCCTGTCTTGCCTTTGGCTGACACAAGTGTCTGGTCAAGGCTAGCAGATGGAATTCTATTAGTCGCCCGCCAGGGGACCACCGAAAAGCGACAGCTACAGAGAGGGCTCGAGGCTCTCGACCATCAAAAGCTGATTGGGGCGTTGTTGAACGGTTCTCAAAGCTCAGGCCCAAACGATTACTACTATTACCGTCAGCCGTCGACTTCAGGGCCGGACAGTCCGCCCGAGAAGTAG
- a CDS encoding sugar transferase, protein MTLLDSIDEGTARSLLSSSTDERIALCEDAFRRMLVIERKRTERSGKPFLLVLLEAGNNQDSGKNGKALESLMSALLSSTRETDVIGWYKHQTTVGAMFTGLLADEKNSILSILLTRISNALREILTFEQFSQVSISFHFYPDDWDQDGSGRPSNAALYPDLSSRDDAKRSLLGVKRAMDIVGSCLTLIICAPVLLFIGAAIKLSSNGPILFKQQRVGRHGQCFTFLKFRSMHVNNDHSAHKEYVTKLIAGEASRESMNGNGDGVYKLANDKRITPLGRLLRRSSLDELPQFLNVLRGDMSLVGPRPAIPYEVATYQTWHRRRVLDVKPGITGLWQVNGRNRLKFDEMVRLDLQYAKSWSPWLDLKILMLTPRAVLKGAC, encoded by the coding sequence GTGACTCTATTAGACTCGATTGACGAAGGAACTGCCCGCTCGCTGCTTTCCAGCTCGACTGACGAACGTATCGCTCTTTGCGAAGACGCGTTTCGACGGATGCTTGTTATTGAACGCAAGAGAACGGAGCGCTCTGGCAAGCCGTTCCTACTGGTGCTATTGGAGGCAGGGAACAATCAAGATTCCGGGAAGAACGGAAAAGCCCTCGAGAGTCTGATGTCAGCTCTACTGTCATCAACCAGAGAGACTGACGTAATCGGGTGGTATAAACACCAGACCACAGTTGGCGCTATGTTTACCGGCCTTTTGGCAGACGAGAAGAACTCAATCCTGAGCATTCTTCTGACCAGGATTAGCAACGCGCTGCGAGAAATTTTGACCTTCGAGCAATTCAGTCAAGTCAGCATCTCATTTCACTTCTATCCAGACGATTGGGATCAGGATGGTTCTGGCCGTCCGAGCAACGCTGCCCTATATCCCGATTTGTCGAGTCGTGATGATGCTAAGCGGTCCCTATTAGGGGTAAAGCGGGCGATGGATATTGTAGGTAGCTGCCTAACGTTAATTATTTGCGCACCTGTGCTTCTCTTCATCGGAGCTGCAATCAAGCTGTCATCGAACGGGCCGATTTTATTTAAGCAACAACGTGTAGGTCGACATGGCCAGTGTTTTACATTTCTGAAGTTTCGTTCCATGCACGTCAACAACGACCACAGCGCTCACAAGGAATATGTAACGAAATTGATTGCCGGCGAAGCGTCGCGCGAGTCAATGAACGGAAACGGAGACGGCGTATACAAGCTCGCAAACGATAAGAGGATTACTCCACTGGGGAGGTTGTTGCGGAGAAGCAGCTTAGATGAACTTCCTCAGTTCCTGAATGTTCTCAGAGGGGACATGTCTCTGGTTGGTCCTCGTCCGGCGATTCCTTATGAGGTAGCCACCTATCAGACCTGGCACCGTCGGCGGGTACTAGATGTGAAACCTGGGATTACTGGACTCTGGCAGGTAAATGGTCGAAATCGTCTCAAATTCGACGAAATGGTTCGGCTAGATCTGCAATACGCGAAGTCGTGGTCTCCGTGGCTTGATCTCAAGATCCTCATGCTCACGCCTCGAGCAGTGCTTAAGGGCGCGTGCTGA
- a CDS encoding Gfo/Idh/MocA family protein: MNFGVIGYGYWGPNVVRNLTSLEESHVLAIAEMSPAARKRAQKAYPGIHVTPDASEVISAPNIDAVAVITPVWTHYELAKAALENGKHVFVEKPFTSNTAQGEELINLAQRKNLRIMVDHTFLFTGAVKKIWELLDEGTLGKLYYYDSTRVNLGLFQHDVNVLWDLAPHDLSIMDYLIKGSPEAVVATGQSHLNGHEDVAYMTLYFPEKVIAHINVNWLSPVKVRTTLLGGEKRMLVWNDLEADEKVKVYDKGVNITNREGVYELLVNYRSGDMWAPQLEQVEALRQELSYFVDCISSGKNPFNDGCAGLRVVKMLEAASESLSKKGSLVYL, translated from the coding sequence GTGAATTTTGGTGTAATTGGTTACGGCTACTGGGGGCCAAACGTTGTTAGAAATCTTACGAGTCTGGAAGAGTCTCATGTCCTTGCAATCGCAGAGATGAGCCCTGCGGCGCGGAAACGCGCGCAGAAGGCGTATCCAGGCATCCATGTAACTCCAGACGCATCGGAAGTGATCTCGGCACCAAACATCGACGCGGTTGCTGTTATCACTCCTGTCTGGACACACTACGAACTAGCCAAAGCCGCGCTGGAGAATGGTAAGCACGTCTTTGTTGAGAAGCCCTTTACGAGTAATACTGCGCAAGGGGAGGAACTGATCAACCTCGCACAGCGGAAGAATCTTCGGATTATGGTGGATCACACCTTCTTGTTTACGGGCGCGGTTAAGAAAATCTGGGAGCTTCTCGACGAAGGAACCCTAGGAAAGCTTTATTATTACGATTCCACTCGCGTCAACTTAGGCCTTTTTCAGCACGACGTGAACGTTCTTTGGGATCTTGCACCACACGATCTCTCCATCATGGACTACCTCATCAAGGGAAGTCCTGAAGCGGTTGTTGCGACGGGCCAAAGTCATCTGAACGGTCACGAAGATGTCGCGTACATGACGCTCTACTTTCCTGAAAAGGTGATAGCTCATATCAATGTCAACTGGCTGTCGCCAGTGAAAGTCAGGACCACCCTCCTTGGCGGAGAGAAGCGAATGCTCGTTTGGAACGATCTTGAAGCCGATGAAAAGGTAAAGGTGTACGACAAAGGAGTAAATATTACGAACCGCGAGGGAGTTTACGAACTGTTGGTGAATTATCGGTCCGGCGATATGTGGGCTCCCCAGCTAGAACAAGTGGAAGCGCTTCGTCAGGAACTTTCTTACTTCGTGGACTGCATTTCGAGTGGGAAAAATCCGTTTAATGATGGATGTGCTGGTCTGCGAGTGGTCAAGATGCTGGAGGCAGCCAGCGAATCGCTCAGCAAGAAGGGGTCGCTGGTCTATCTATGA
- a CDS encoding acyltransferase encodes MSSYNCISDDVKLGKDVRLSKFVNLYGCEVGDETKIGAFVEIQKNASVGRRCKISSHTFICEGVVIEDQVFIGHGVMFINDSYPRATTSEGDLQTEADWKVERTTVKKGASVGSGATILSNISIGESAIVGAGSVVTKDVPPNSIVAGNPARVLRYTEPSLEGCHAQ; translated from the coding sequence ATGAGTTCTTACAACTGCATTTCGGATGATGTGAAGCTGGGGAAAGACGTCCGGCTATCAAAATTCGTCAATCTATATGGGTGCGAAGTCGGGGATGAGACCAAGATCGGCGCATTCGTGGAAATTCAGAAGAATGCCAGCGTTGGCAGGCGCTGCAAGATCTCGAGTCACACGTTCATCTGCGAGGGGGTCGTCATCGAAGACCAAGTGTTCATCGGTCACGGTGTGATGTTTATCAACGACAGCTATCCCCGGGCAACTACTTCCGAGGGCGATCTGCAGACTGAGGCTGATTGGAAGGTCGAGCGGACCACCGTAAAAAAGGGCGCCTCCGTCGGATCTGGAGCCACGATCCTCTCGAACATCAGCATTGGCGAGAGTGCGATCGTGGGTGCCGGCAGCGTAGTCACGAAAGATGTCCCACCCAACTCGATCGTGGCTGGCAATCCGGCCAGGGTCCTGCGTTATACCGAACCGAGCTTGGAGGGTTGCCATGCCCAGTAA
- a CDS encoding DegT/DnrJ/EryC1/StrS family aminotransferase has product MPSNENIPFLDLVTPHVELEQELTGVFRRALYTAGFIGGPMVEEFESSFAAFCDTKDSIAISSGTDALRFALMACGVQQGDVVVTVPHTFIATTEAISQAGAVPEFVDIDEQTYNMSVERLREFLEEKCTRDASGNLISRRSHRPVTAIVPVHLYGQMADMDPILSMAEQYGLTVVEDACQAHGAKYFSAKHNRWMTAGSMGRAAAFSFYPGKNLGACGEAGAVTTNDAEIAAKIRMLRDHGQAKKYYHDVEGYNGRLDAIQAGLLKIKLRRLSEWNALRCKHAGEYNRLLSDVDTLICPSEPSWSRAVYHLYVVRTAERDKLIRHLNDARIGTGIHYPVPLHLQKAYRWFGYQRGDFPVTECAAAEIVSLPMFPQLTADQQARVAAEVCVFAAESHCAQPESARDLSEPQTLIV; this is encoded by the coding sequence ATGCCCAGTAATGAAAATATCCCATTCCTTGATCTTGTAACTCCGCACGTGGAGCTTGAGCAGGAGCTCACCGGAGTCTTTCGCCGCGCCCTTTACACGGCCGGCTTCATCGGCGGGCCCATGGTGGAGGAGTTTGAGAGCTCCTTTGCTGCCTTCTGCGATACGAAGGACTCGATTGCCATCAGCAGCGGGACCGACGCACTGCGCTTTGCGCTGATGGCGTGCGGAGTCCAGCAAGGCGATGTGGTGGTGACCGTACCGCACACTTTTATCGCCACGACCGAAGCGATCTCTCAGGCCGGGGCGGTTCCAGAGTTTGTTGATATCGACGAACAGACTTACAACATGTCGGTCGAAAGGCTGCGGGAATTTCTCGAAGAGAAATGCACGCGCGACGCTTCTGGGAACCTCATCAGCCGCAGAAGCCATCGACCAGTAACGGCGATCGTTCCCGTCCATTTGTACGGACAAATGGCTGATATGGACCCGATCCTGAGTATGGCCGAGCAATATGGCCTGACGGTAGTGGAAGATGCCTGTCAGGCTCACGGCGCAAAATATTTTTCAGCGAAGCACAATCGCTGGATGACCGCAGGATCGATGGGGCGTGCCGCTGCCTTCAGCTTTTATCCGGGAAAGAACCTGGGAGCCTGCGGGGAAGCCGGAGCCGTCACCACGAACGATGCGGAGATCGCTGCGAAGATTCGAATGCTACGGGACCACGGCCAGGCTAAGAAGTACTATCACGACGTGGAGGGATACAACGGACGGCTGGACGCTATCCAGGCAGGACTTCTGAAGATCAAGCTGCGGCGCCTGTCTGAATGGAATGCTCTGCGGTGCAAACATGCGGGAGAGTACAACCGCCTGCTGTCGGATGTCGATACCCTGATCTGTCCCTCAGAGCCGTCCTGGTCGCGCGCAGTCTACCATCTGTACGTAGTGCGCACCGCCGAGCGCGACAAGTTGATTCGCCATCTGAACGACGCGCGCATCGGTACTGGAATTCACTATCCGGTGCCGCTGCACCTGCAAAAGGCATACCGCTGGTTCGGGTACCAGCGAGGCGACTTTCCTGTCACGGAGTGCGCCGCCGCCGAAATTGTTTCACTCCCCATGTTCCCGCAGCTAACCGCAGACCAACAGGCTCGTGTTGCGGCAGAAGTCTGTGTGTTCGCGGCCGAATCGCATTGCGCGCAACCGGAATCGGCTCGGGATCTCAGCGAACCTCAGACGCTGATCGTCTAA
- a CDS encoding glycosyltransferase, with amino-acid sequence MTARLSYVLITPARNEAQFIELTLRSMIAQTYKPLRWVIVSDGSTDETDEIVARYSAEHAWIELVSLPQRKERHFAGKVMAFNAGLERVAGLPYEVVVSLDADISFDSDYFAFLLGKLASDPELGLVGTPFRELSGESYDYRFVSIEHVSGACQVFRRSCFEGIGGYVPIRGGSIDHVAVITARMKGWKTRTFTEKHCIHHRQIGTAAHHPIAARFRVGLKDYAVGNHPLWELCRVARQMMMPPRCIGGLALGAGYVWGLVRRIKRPVSPELIEFHRGEQMQRLFRFLQRGARSSKQMPWAGESNMGKGTAE; translated from the coding sequence ATGACGGCAAGACTAAGTTACGTCCTCATCACCCCGGCACGGAATGAAGCGCAATTCATCGAGTTGACGCTTCGATCGATGATTGCCCAAACCTATAAACCACTGCGATGGGTCATCGTTAGTGATGGCTCAACGGACGAAACAGACGAAATTGTTGCTCGATATTCTGCTGAGCATGCCTGGATCGAATTGGTAAGTCTGCCCCAGCGCAAAGAACGCCACTTCGCCGGAAAGGTGATGGCATTCAACGCCGGCCTTGAGCGCGTCGCCGGCCTGCCATACGAGGTCGTTGTTAGCCTGGATGCAGACATCAGCTTCGACTCCGATTACTTTGCATTCCTGCTGGGAAAGCTCGCATCGGATCCCGAACTGGGCTTGGTCGGAACGCCATTCCGTGAGTTATCCGGAGAGAGCTATGACTATCGGTTCGTGAGCATTGAGCATGTCTCCGGAGCTTGCCAGGTGTTTCGACGCAGCTGTTTCGAGGGGATTGGAGGCTACGTTCCGATCCGTGGCGGTTCCATCGACCACGTAGCGGTGATCACCGCCAGAATGAAGGGCTGGAAGACGCGCACCTTTACCGAGAAGCATTGTATTCATCATCGGCAAATTGGCACGGCGGCCCATCACCCGATAGCTGCCAGGTTCCGAGTGGGCCTGAAGGATTATGCCGTCGGCAACCATCCTTTGTGGGAATTGTGTAGAGTGGCACGTCAGATGATGATGCCGCCGCGTTGCATCGGTGGCCTTGCTTTGGGAGCAGGTTATGTCTGGGGTCTTGTCCGGCGGATAAAGCGCCCGGTTTCGCCCGAACTGATCGAGTTTCATCGGGGCGAGCAGATGCAGCGGCTGTTCCGTTTCCTGCAGCGAGGTGCGCGCTCATCGAAACAGATGCCGTGGGCGGGCGAATCTAACATGGGGAAGGGAACGGCGGAATGA
- a CDS encoding ChbG/HpnK family deacetylase encodes MKPTTFTSNINETGVEAQPVGPKGKSLRTGRLIINADDWGRDRETTDRTLDCVRRGTVSSVSAMVFMEDSERAAGIARDHGIDTGLHLNFTSAFSALGLPSQLVEHQKCVSQYLLRHRLSQVVFHPGLIRSFEYVLTAQRDEFIRLYGQEPRRLDGHHHMHLCANVLFGGLLPPGTTVRRNFSFEPGEKSSGNRCYRRVTDWALDRHHRLTNFFFSIQPLAPLDRLQRIVNLSRQFIVEVETHPQDPAEYAFLTGDGIDNLVGTCVIASRYDVGPSETGR; translated from the coding sequence ATGAAGCCGACCACGTTCACGTCCAACATTAATGAGACCGGGGTGGAAGCTCAGCCTGTCGGCCCGAAGGGGAAGTCACTGCGAACCGGCCGCCTCATCATTAATGCGGACGATTGGGGCCGCGATCGCGAAACGACCGATCGCACCTTGGACTGTGTGCGCCGGGGAACGGTTTCATCCGTCAGCGCCATGGTATTTATGGAAGATTCGGAACGTGCCGCCGGGATCGCTCGCGATCACGGGATCGACACGGGTCTCCACCTCAACTTCACGTCAGCCTTTTCGGCGTTGGGGCTTCCATCACAGCTCGTCGAGCATCAGAAGTGCGTGTCGCAGTACTTGCTACGACACCGTCTTTCTCAGGTCGTGTTCCACCCCGGCCTAATTCGCTCCTTCGAATATGTGTTGACCGCTCAACGAGACGAATTTATTCGTCTCTATGGACAAGAACCCAGGCGCCTTGATGGTCACCATCACATGCACCTTTGCGCCAATGTCCTCTTCGGTGGACTCCTGCCTCCAGGAACTACTGTCCGGCGAAACTTCTCGTTTGAGCCTGGAGAGAAGAGTTCTGGCAACCGTTGCTATCGCCGGGTAACAGACTGGGCTCTAGACCGACATCATCGATTAACCAACTTTTTCTTCTCCATTCAGCCGCTCGCGCCGTTGGACCGCCTCCAACGGATCGTCAACTTATCCCGCCAGTTTATTGTCGAAGTGGAGACTCATCCGCAGGATCCGGCAGAGTACGCATTTCTAACCGGCGATGGAATCGACAACTTAGTCGGTACCTGTGTGATCGCCTCACGTTATGATGTCGGCCCTAGTGAGACCGGGCGGTAA
- a CDS encoding glycosyltransferase family 2 protein gives MTNQASHINVCICTYKRSDFLKRLLKDLRHQETGGRFTYSIVICDNDHLRSAEPLVAEFAATSSIAVKYCVEPQQSIALARNRAVQNTTGDYVAFIDDDEFPERNWLQALFLACEKYRVDGVLGPVKPAFGDGVPGWIVKGRFYDRECHETGLVLAPGQTRTGNVLLKANVLRDINPPFRPEFRAGEDVDFFRRAIEQGRVFTWCNEAVVYEVVPPSRWTRMHLLKKALLRGACAALRPTVGVLNITLSIIAVLAYGLALPFVVLLGQHRFMDLMIRLCHHLGKLLALLGVNPIAEPYVAG, from the coding sequence ATGACGAACCAAGCAAGCCATATCAACGTTTGCATTTGTACCTACAAACGATCAGACTTTCTCAAGCGTTTGCTGAAAGATCTCCGCCATCAGGAAACGGGAGGCCGCTTCACCTATTCGATCGTGATCTGCGACAACGATCACCTGCGATCAGCTGAACCCCTCGTCGCGGAGTTTGCTGCAACCTCGAGCATTGCCGTCAAATACTGCGTGGAGCCTCAGCAGAGCATTGCGCTCGCGCGCAACAGGGCTGTGCAGAACACGACAGGAGACTATGTCGCATTTATCGACGATGACGAGTTTCCGGAGCGGAACTGGCTGCAGGCACTGTTCCTCGCCTGCGAGAAATATCGGGTGGATGGAGTGCTGGGGCCTGTGAAGCCAGCGTTTGGAGACGGTGTTCCGGGATGGATCGTGAAGGGTAGATTTTACGACCGGGAGTGCCACGAGACTGGTCTGGTCCTTGCTCCCGGCCAGACTCGAACAGGAAACGTGCTGCTGAAAGCAAACGTACTGCGAGACATCAATCCGCCCTTCCGCCCGGAGTTCCGAGCCGGCGAGGACGTGGATTTCTTCAGAAGAGCGATCGAGCAAGGGCGTGTCTTCACTTGGTGCAATGAAGCGGTGGTGTATGAAGTCGTGCCGCCCTCGCGATGGACGCGCATGCACCTCCTAAAGAAAGCCCTGCTGCGAGGTGCCTGTGCGGCGCTGCGGCCAACCGTCGGCGTGCTCAACATCACACTGTCGATCATCGCTGTTCTGGCTTACGGACTGGCGCTGCCCTTTGTAGTGCTGCTGGGGCAGCACAGATTCATGGACCTGATGATACGGCTGTGTCACCACTTGGGGAAGCTTCTCGCGCTGCTAGGCGTGAATCCGATAGCGGAACCATATGTGGCAGGGTAG
- a CDS encoding asparagine synthase-related protein yields MPGIVGLITKLPRERAERELATMLGTLRHESFYVTGTWIDESLGVYVGWSVQKDSFADGMPLSNETGDVVLVFAGEEFPEVGTAARLTARGHKLDSAEASYLVHLYEDDPSFPASLNGFFHGLLVDRVRGTATLMNDRYGMQRLYYHESKDAFYFAAEAKAVLAVRPELRSVDPASLGELIAMNAVLENRSLFQGISVMPGASLWRFRNGAIEHKGAYFHPEEWETQTALDADTYYGELRKVFVRNLPRYFTGRQRVAMSLTGGLDTRAVMAWYKGPAGSLPCYTFGGIYRDCQDVLVARQVARTCEQPHQVIEAGADFLSRFPQLAERTVYLTDGCADVSCAPPFYVCQQAREIAPVRMTGNYGDQILRRFRAFKPSALAADIFRPEMLAHITAARETYIRIADTHPLSFSAFRQTAWHHSSLFALERSQVSQRSPFLDNDVVRTNFRAPASVAENNIARLRLIADGNSALRQIRTDIGVGGRNEVFPGAIVRRYQDFTFKAEYAYDHGMPQWVARVDHALSPFHLERLFLGRHKYYHFRVWYRDRLSKYVQEMLLDPLALSRPYLDRKAVESMVRGHLTGGRNYTNEIHTLLSLELLHRLFMHAG; encoded by the coding sequence GTGCCTGGCATTGTAGGACTGATTACAAAGCTTCCTAGGGAGCGCGCTGAACGTGAATTGGCGACCATGCTGGGCACGCTTCGCCACGAGTCGTTTTACGTAACGGGAACGTGGATTGATGAATCTCTCGGCGTTTATGTAGGCTGGAGTGTTCAGAAGGACTCGTTTGCGGACGGGATGCCGCTATCGAACGAAACGGGCGACGTTGTTCTTGTCTTTGCGGGAGAAGAATTTCCCGAGGTCGGAACGGCAGCGCGATTGACAGCGCGCGGACACAAGCTCGATTCCGCCGAGGCATCGTACCTGGTGCATTTGTATGAGGACGATCCAAGTTTTCCGGCGAGTCTGAACGGCTTCTTTCATGGATTGTTGGTGGACCGGGTGCGCGGAACAGCCACCCTTATGAACGATCGCTACGGCATGCAGCGTCTTTACTACCACGAATCAAAGGACGCATTTTACTTTGCCGCAGAAGCGAAAGCGGTTCTTGCCGTTCGTCCCGAACTTCGTTCGGTGGACCCAGCGAGCTTGGGAGAACTCATTGCGATGAACGCGGTTCTGGAGAACCGTTCATTGTTTCAAGGCATTTCCGTGATGCCGGGAGCTTCGCTGTGGAGGTTTCGGAACGGCGCCATCGAACACAAAGGCGCCTACTTTCACCCTGAGGAGTGGGAGACTCAAACCGCTCTCGATGCGGATACTTACTATGGTGAGTTGCGTAAAGTCTTCGTTCGAAACCTGCCGCGCTATTTCACCGGCCGGCAGCGTGTGGCGATGTCGCTGACAGGTGGGTTGGACACGCGGGCAGTTATGGCCTGGTACAAGGGCCCTGCGGGTTCGCTACCCTGCTACACGTTTGGAGGAATATACCGGGACTGCCAGGACGTCCTCGTCGCCCGACAGGTTGCACGAACATGCGAGCAGCCTCATCAAGTGATTGAGGCTGGCGCGGATTTTCTTTCACGATTTCCTCAGCTCGCTGAGCGGACCGTATACCTGACGGATGGCTGCGCCGATGTGAGTTGCGCCCCGCCATTCTACGTCTGCCAACAGGCGCGCGAGATTGCTCCGGTAAGAATGACCGGCAATTATGGCGACCAAATCCTTCGCCGATTCCGGGCGTTTAAGCCAAGCGCGCTTGCTGCCGACATATTTCGGCCAGAAATGCTGGCACACATTACAGCGGCCCGCGAAACGTACATCCGCATCGCTGACACACACCCACTTTCGTTTTCCGCGTTTCGTCAGACGGCGTGGCACCACTCGAGCCTCTTTGCACTCGAACGGAGTCAAGTCTCTCAGCGGTCACCATTTCTCGATAATGACGTTGTTCGGACCAACTTTCGGGCGCCTGCATCCGTCGCCGAGAATAATATCGCTAGGCTTCGGCTGATCGCGGACGGAAATTCCGCGCTACGGCAAATACGTACCGATATAGGCGTCGGAGGTAGGAACGAAGTCTTCCCGGGTGCGATCGTTCGTCGCTACCAAGATTTTACGTTTAAGGCCGAGTATGCCTACGATCACGGCATGCCTCAATGGGTGGCCCGAGTCGATCATGCGCTTTCACCTTTTCACTTGGAACGGCTGTTTCTCGGACGTCACAAGTATTACCATTTCCGGGTCTGGTACCGCGACAGGCTCTCGAAATACGTTCAGGAGATGCTGCTTGACCCGCTAGCTTTATCCCGACCCTATCTTGATCGCAAAGCGGTGGAGTCCATGGTTCGGGGCCATTTGACAGGTGGCCGCAACTATACAAACGAAATCCATACACTACTCTCACTTGAGTTACTGCACCGGCTCTTTATGCATGCCGGATGA